A genomic region of Cannabis sativa cultivar Pink pepper isolate KNU-18-1 chromosome 1, ASM2916894v1, whole genome shotgun sequence contains the following coding sequences:
- the LOC133036601 gene encoding probable sodium/metabolite cotransporter BASS4, chloroplastic, producing the protein MAGTIQTLIFTPLTTKSLFFRYRNPSSPPTYSISLSRRRSLISRPIRACDVPNQKEGNGKRAKADQVSKSADGLLWARPLLSFASTNFLPLALLGGVALGLGCPSIGCLADKYSLSKFSTFGIFIVSGLTLRSADIGAAREAWPVGLLGLISILLFTPYFSKIILHLQLQPQEFVTGLALFCCMPTTLSSGVALTQLAGGNSALALAMTVISNLLGILIIPFSISKFIASGVGVSVPTKQLLKSLVLTLLVPLILGKVVRESFRGLADFVDQNRKLFSQISAVLLSLVPWMQVSRSRPLLLMVKPEVFLVAIGAGAVLHFILLAFNIMVIKSLSTLSGGGQSVFAKEENSIAFVLVASQKTLPVMVAVVEKLGGAFGESGLLVLPCVAAHLNQIILDTFLVNFWARNDNSSKKLKAS; encoded by the exons ATGGCGGGAACCATCCAAACCCTCATCTTCACGCCATTAACCACCAAATCGCTATTCTTTCGTTACCGAAACCCAAGTTCTCCTCCCACTTACTCTATTTCACTTTCTCGCCGTAGAAGCTTGATTTCGAGACCCATCAGAGCCTGCGATGTTCCCAATCAG AAAGAAGGTAACGGGAAAAGAGCTAAAGCTGATCAAGTATCGAAATCAGCAGATGGGTTACTCTGGGCAAGACCATTATTGAGTTTTGCGTCAACAAATTTTCTTCCATTAG CTCTTTTGGGTGGAGTAGCATTAGGCCTCGGATGTCCCAGTATAGGTTGTCTTGCTGATAAATATTCTCTCTCAAAGTTTAGCACATTTGGGATATTTATTGTCTCAG GGTTGACGTTGCGTAGTGCAGACATTGGTGCAGCTAGAGAAGCATGGCCTGTGGGACTTCTTGGGCta atctctattttattatttacccCATACTTTTCAAAGATAATACTACATCTTCAGCTTCAACCTCAAGAGTTTGTTACAG GACTCGCTTTGTTTTGTTGCATGCCAACTACTCTATCAAGTGGTGTAGCACTTACTCAA CTCGCAGGAGGGAACTCTGCCCTTGCTCTTGCAATGACCGTGATCTCTAATCTATTAGGAATTTTGATT ATCCCATTTTCTATCTCAAAATTTATAGCTTCTGGAGTTGGTGTATCTGTTCCTACTAAGCAACTATTGAAAAGTCTTGTGCTGACATTATTGGTCCCCTTGATTTTGGGAAag GTGGTACGAGAATCCTTCAGAG GTCTTGCGGACTTTGTTGATCAAAACCGCAAACTTTTTTCTCAGATCAGTGCCGTACTCTTAAGTTTA GTTCCATGGATGCAAGTTAGCAGGTCAAGGCCTCTGCTATTGATGGTTAAGCCAGAAGTTTTTCTTGTAGCAATTGGAGCTGGAGC GGTGCTGCATTTCATCCTATTAGCATTTAATATTATGGTTATAAAAAGTCTTTCAACACTCTCTGGGGGCGGTCAATCAGTTTTTGCCAAGGAAGAAAATTCCATTGCTTTTGTACTTGTTGCAAGCCAG AAAACTTTGCCTGTAATGGTGGCTGTTGTGGAGAAGCTTGGAGGTGCATTTGGTGAGTCGGGTTTGCTGGTTCTTCCTTGCGTTGCAGCACATTTGAACCAG ATTATTTTGGATACTTTTCTTGTGAACTTCTGGGCCCGGAATGACAATTCCTCAAAGAAATTAAAAGCTTCTTAG
- the LOC133036598 gene encoding uncharacterized protein LOC133036598 isoform X2 — MLKRINVPVLSIQSLSRAYATISPPPPKICGSPGGPPITAPRIKLRDGRHLAYKEYGMPREDAKHKIIFVHGFTSSRHDAVVAKTLSPEFIQELGVYVVGFDKPGYGESDPHPNRTVKSLALDIEELGDQLGLGSKFYVIGNSMGGQAIWGCLKYIPSRLAGAVLMAPVINYWWPSFPANLSREAYYQQPVGDQWALRVAHYAPWLTYWWNTQKFFPSSSVIARNPDIFSAQDLKIMKNKLSTDPEKEKSKHYAKQQGEFESLHRSMMIGFGNWEFDPMDLKNPFPNNDGSVHLWQGDEDRLVPVTLQRYIADKLPWINYHELAGAGHLFPNADGMGEVILKQLLIGET, encoded by the exons ATGTTAAAGAGAATTAATGTTCCAGTTTTGTCCATTCAATCACTGTCAAGGGCATACGCCACTATAAGCCCTCCACCTCCTAAAATTTGTGGCTCACCTGGAGGACCACCCATCACTGCACCCAGAATAAAGCTAAGAGATGGAAGGCATTTGGCCTACAAGGAGTATGGCATGCCAAGAGAAGATGCCAAGCATAAGATTATCTTTGTCCATGGCTTTACTTCCTCCAGACATGACGCAGTGGTTGCAAAAACCCTCTCCCCG GAATTTATTCAAGAACTAGGGGTATACGTAGTGGGTTTTGACAAACCGGGGTATGGAGAAAGTGACCCACATCCTAATCGGACAGTAAAGAGTTTGGCTTTGGATATTGAAGAACTCGGTGATCAGCTGGGACTTGGATCAAAATTCTACGTAATTGGTAATTCAATGGGCGGGCAGGCTATTTGGGGATGTCTCAAGTATATCCCAAGCAG GCTTGCAGGAGCAGTATTAATGGCTCCAGTAATCAACTATTGGTGGCCATCATTTCCTGCCAATTTGTCTAGAGAAGCCTATTACCAACAACCAGTGGGCGATCAATGGGCTCTACGTGTTGCTCATTATGCGCCATGGCTAACCTATTGGTGGAATACTCAGAAATTTTTTCCCTCATCCAGCGTTATAGCTAGAAATCCTGATATTTTTTCTGCTCAAGATCTAAAAATTATGAAGAATAAGCTTTCAACTGATCCAGAGAAAGAAAAATCTAAG CATTATGCCAAGCAACAAGGGGAATTCGAATCGCTTCATCGGTCCATGATGATTGGATTTGGGAATTGGGAGTTTGATCCAATGGATCTGAAGAACCCTTTCCCTAACAATGATGGGTCGGTACATCTATGGCAAGGGGATGAAGATAGGCTTGTTCCAGTTACCCTTCAACGCTATATTGCTGATAAACTTCCATGGATTAACTACCATGAGTTAGCAGGTGCAGGACACCTTTTTCCGAATGCTGATGGAATGGGTGAAGTTATCTTAAAGCAATTGTTAATTGGAGAGACATAG
- the LOC133036599 gene encoding probable aspartyl aminopeptidase yields MASLTRQFVLHHHHHHHRQPHAILKRSFLSSKLPGSGLSTRYAPRPRNFSTTPLLCSLSQPLPQPQSSDVGANPSIVGDLLDYLNESWTQFHATAEAKKQLIAAGFHLLNENDEWNLKPGGRYFFTRNMSCLVAFAVGEKYKVGSGFHVIAAHTDSPCLKLKPKSASSKAGYLMVNVQTYGGGLWHTWFDRDLTVAGRVIVRNGNDSYLQKLVKVKKPLLRIPTLAIHLDRTVNKDGFKPNLETHLIPLLASKLDTSLDSTDKNSTSSKDAHHSMLMKVLSDELSCDVDDIMDIELNICDTQPSCLGGGNNEFIFSGRLDNLASSYCALRALIDSSKSSSDLSSEQAIRMVALFDNEEVGSDSVQGAGAPTMFQAIRRISSGLTDSYASEGAFERTIRQSFLVSADMAHGVHPNFMDKHEEHHRPMMQKGLVIKHNANQRYATSGITSFLFKEVGKIHNLPFQEFVVRNDMGCGSTIGPILASGVGIRTVDCGIAQLSMHSVREICGKEDIDIAYQHFKAFYKSFSSIDMKLNADW; encoded by the exons ATGGCGAGCCTAACTCGTCAGTTCGTtctccaccaccaccatcatCACCATCGTCAACCTCACGCCATCCTCAAAAGGTCCTTTCTATCATCCAAGCTTCCTGGCTCAGGCTTATCCACTCGTTATGCCCCACGCCCTCGCAATTTCTCCACCACTCCACTCCTTTGCTCCCTCTCTCAACCACTCCCTCAGCCTCAG AGTTCGGATGTTGGAGCGAATCCATCCATTGTTGGGGATTTACTGGACTATCTCAATGAGTCTTGGACTCAATTTCACGCCACGG CTGAAGCAAAAAAACAACTAATTGCTGCTGGTTTTCATTTATTGAATGAAAATGATGAATGGAACCTCAAACCGGGAGGCCGCTATTTCTTTACACGAAACATGtcttgtttggttgcatttgctGTTGGAGAAAA ATACAAGGTTGGCAGTGGCTTTCACGTGATTGCTGCACACACAGATAGTCCATGCCTAAAATTGAAGCCTAAATCGGCATCATCCAAGGCTGGTTATTTGATGGTCAATGTGCAGACCTACGGAGGTGGTTTATGGCATACTTGGTTTGACAGAGACTTAACTGTGGCAGGAAGAGTCATAGTGAGAAATGGCAATGATTCTTATCTACAGAAACTTGTGAAAGTGAAGAAACCTTTGCTGCGTATACCCACGCTTGCCATTCATCTTGACCG CACAGTGAACAAGGATGGATTCAAACCAAATTTAGAGACTCATCTAATTCCATTACTTGCATCAAAATTGGATACATCTCTGGACTCGACAGATAAAAATTCTACTTCTTCTAAAGATGCTCATCATTCAATGCTTATGAAG GTTTTGTCAGATGAGCTTAGTTGTGATGTTGATGACATAATGGATATTGAGTTGAATATTTGTGATACTCAACCAAGCTGCCTTGGTGGGGGAAACaatgaatttattttttctggaaGACTAGATAATCTTGCTTCAAGTTATTGTGCTTTGAGGGCTCTCATTGACTCTAGTAAATCTAGCAGTGATTTATCAAGTGAACAGGCAATCCGGATGGTTGCTTTGTTTGATAATGAGGAG GTGGGTTCAGATTCAGTTCAGGGGGCTGGTGCTCCAACCATGTTTCAGGCCATTAGACGCATAAGTAGTGGTCTAACAGATTCATATGCTAGTGAAGGTGCTTTTGAGCGCACAATTCGCCAATCATTTCTTg TTTCTGCAGATATGGCTCATGGAGTTCACCCTAATTTTATGGATAAGCATGAAGAACACCACCGACCAATGATGCAAAAGGGACTTGTTATCAAGCACAATGCTAACCAGCGGTATGCTACTAGTGGAATCACATCATTCCTCTTTAAAGAAGTTGGGAAGATTCATAACCTTCCATTTCAG GAATTTGTGGTGAGAAATGATATGGGATGTGGATCAACAATAGGTCCTATCCTTGCTTCTGGTGTTGGCATCCGTACTGTTGACTGTGGAATAGCCCAACTTTCAATGCACAG TGTGAGAGAAATATGTGGAAAGGAAGATATTGATATTGCTTACCAGCATTTCAAGGCATTCTACAAAAGCTTCTCAAGTATTGATATGAAGCTAAATGCAGACTG GTAA
- the LOC133036598 gene encoding uncharacterized protein LOC133036598 isoform X1, which produces MIKYGFLGAVMLKRINVPVLSIQSLSRAYATISPPPPKICGSPGGPPITAPRIKLRDGRHLAYKEYGMPREDAKHKIIFVHGFTSSRHDAVVAKTLSPEFIQELGVYVVGFDKPGYGESDPHPNRTVKSLALDIEELGDQLGLGSKFYVIGNSMGGQAIWGCLKYIPSRLAGAVLMAPVINYWWPSFPANLSREAYYQQPVGDQWALRVAHYAPWLTYWWNTQKFFPSSSVIARNPDIFSAQDLKIMKNKLSTDPEKEKSKHYAKQQGEFESLHRSMMIGFGNWEFDPMDLKNPFPNNDGSVHLWQGDEDRLVPVTLQRYIADKLPWINYHELAGAGHLFPNADGMGEVILKQLLIGET; this is translated from the exons ATGATCAAGTATggctttttg GGAGCAGTAATGTTAAAGAGAATTAATGTTCCAGTTTTGTCCATTCAATCACTGTCAAGGGCATACGCCACTATAAGCCCTCCACCTCCTAAAATTTGTGGCTCACCTGGAGGACCACCCATCACTGCACCCAGAATAAAGCTAAGAGATGGAAGGCATTTGGCCTACAAGGAGTATGGCATGCCAAGAGAAGATGCCAAGCATAAGATTATCTTTGTCCATGGCTTTACTTCCTCCAGACATGACGCAGTGGTTGCAAAAACCCTCTCCCCG GAATTTATTCAAGAACTAGGGGTATACGTAGTGGGTTTTGACAAACCGGGGTATGGAGAAAGTGACCCACATCCTAATCGGACAGTAAAGAGTTTGGCTTTGGATATTGAAGAACTCGGTGATCAGCTGGGACTTGGATCAAAATTCTACGTAATTGGTAATTCAATGGGCGGGCAGGCTATTTGGGGATGTCTCAAGTATATCCCAAGCAG GCTTGCAGGAGCAGTATTAATGGCTCCAGTAATCAACTATTGGTGGCCATCATTTCCTGCCAATTTGTCTAGAGAAGCCTATTACCAACAACCAGTGGGCGATCAATGGGCTCTACGTGTTGCTCATTATGCGCCATGGCTAACCTATTGGTGGAATACTCAGAAATTTTTTCCCTCATCCAGCGTTATAGCTAGAAATCCTGATATTTTTTCTGCTCAAGATCTAAAAATTATGAAGAATAAGCTTTCAACTGATCCAGAGAAAGAAAAATCTAAG CATTATGCCAAGCAACAAGGGGAATTCGAATCGCTTCATCGGTCCATGATGATTGGATTTGGGAATTGGGAGTTTGATCCAATGGATCTGAAGAACCCTTTCCCTAACAATGATGGGTCGGTACATCTATGGCAAGGGGATGAAGATAGGCTTGTTCCAGTTACCCTTCAACGCTATATTGCTGATAAACTTCCATGGATTAACTACCATGAGTTAGCAGGTGCAGGACACCTTTTTCCGAATGCTGATGGAATGGGTGAAGTTATCTTAAAGCAATTGTTAATTGGAGAGACATAG